One window of Nocardia nova SH22a genomic DNA carries:
- the cobM gene encoding precorrin-4 C(11)-methyltransferase — MTVHFIGAGPGAADLLTLRAVRLLRDSPVCLYAGTYLDPEVLGNCAPDAELIDTQGLDLDQIVEHCARADAEGKDVARLCSGDPSIYSALTEQTRRLDARGIAWDVTPGVPAYAAAAAVLGSELTVPEVVQSVVLTRTRARSTAMPESEALGNFARTGASLVLHLAITRIQEIAAELSEEYGADCPAVVVFRASQPRQQVLRGTLADIADQVEAAGLRQAAVVLVGRALTPAIDCAQSHLYDPRRDRNTVSGSGC, encoded by the coding sequence ATGACCGTGCACTTCATCGGAGCGGGCCCCGGGGCTGCGGATTTGCTGACCCTGCGGGCGGTGCGGTTGTTGCGGGATTCGCCGGTGTGCCTGTACGCGGGGACCTATCTGGATCCCGAGGTGCTGGGGAACTGCGCTCCGGATGCGGAGTTGATCGATACCCAGGGGCTGGATCTGGATCAGATCGTCGAGCACTGTGCTCGCGCGGATGCCGAGGGTAAGGATGTGGCGCGGTTGTGCTCGGGTGATCCGTCGATCTATTCGGCGCTGACCGAGCAGACGCGGCGGCTCGACGCGCGGGGGATCGCGTGGGATGTGACGCCGGGTGTGCCCGCGTACGCCGCGGCGGCCGCGGTGCTCGGCAGCGAGCTGACCGTGCCGGAGGTGGTGCAGTCGGTGGTGCTCACCCGGACCCGGGCGCGATCGACGGCGATGCCCGAATCGGAGGCGCTGGGGAATTTCGCGCGCACCGGGGCGAGTCTGGTGCTGCATCTGGCGATCACGCGGATCCAGGAGATCGCGGCGGAACTGTCGGAGGAATACGGGGCCGACTGCCCGGCGGTGGTGGTCTTCCGCGCGAGCCAGCCGCGTCAACAGGTGCTGCGCGGGACACTGGCCGATATCGCCGATCAGGTCGAGGCGGCCGGATTGCGCCAGGCCGCGGTGGTGCTGGTGGGCCGCGCGCTGACACCGGCGATCGACTGTGCGCAGTCACATCTCTACGATCCGCGGCGCGACCGGAATACGGTGTCCGGATCGGGCTGCTGA
- a CDS encoding PPOX class F420-dependent oxidoreductase: MPSITDPEVREFLSAGTRTGKLAVVASDGRPVVNPVWFIVDGDELVFNTGKATAKGKAIARDPRVSICVDLQQPPYAYFQVQGIATVSEDPAELLRTATAIAVRYMGPEQGEEFGRRNAVPGELVVRVRPTKILGGLNMTG, translated from the coding sequence ATGCCTTCCATTACCGATCCCGAAGTGCGTGAATTTCTTTCCGCCGGTACCCGTACCGGCAAGCTCGCTGTCGTGGCCTCCGATGGGCGGCCGGTGGTGAATCCGGTGTGGTTCATCGTCGACGGGGACGAGCTGGTCTTCAATACCGGTAAGGCCACTGCCAAAGGTAAGGCGATCGCGCGGGATCCGCGGGTGTCGATCTGTGTGGATCTGCAGCAGCCGCCCTATGCCTACTTCCAGGTCCAGGGCATCGCCACCGTTTCCGAGGATCCGGCCGAGCTACTGCGCACCGCCACCGCGATCGCCGTTCGCTATATGGGCCCGGAACAGGGCGAGGAGTTCGGCCGCCGCAACGCGGTTCCGGGCGAACTGGTGGTTCGCGTCCGGCCGACCAAGATCCTGGGCGGGCTGAATATGACCGGTTAG
- a CDS encoding response regulator, with protein MIRLLLADDHAIVRAGLRALLDSGEDITVVGEAATAEEAVAFCSTTTVDLVLMDLRFGPGKSGVDATLALRALPDPPNVLVVTNYDTDADILGAIEAGACGYILKDTPPAELLAAVRGAAAGDSVLSPSVASRLMTRVRKPDTTLSAREIEVLRLVADGHSNREIGRQLFLSETTVKSHLVHIYSKLGVKSRTSAVARARERGAI; from the coding sequence GTGATCCGGCTACTGCTCGCCGACGACCACGCGATCGTCCGCGCGGGCCTGCGGGCACTGCTGGACTCCGGCGAGGACATCACGGTGGTGGGAGAGGCGGCGACCGCGGAGGAGGCCGTCGCCTTCTGCAGTACGACGACCGTCGACCTGGTGCTGATGGATCTGCGCTTCGGCCCCGGAAAATCCGGAGTGGACGCGACGCTGGCCCTGCGCGCCCTACCCGATCCGCCGAATGTCCTGGTGGTCACCAACTACGACACCGACGCCGATATCCTCGGCGCCATCGAGGCCGGCGCCTGCGGCTACATCCTCAAGGACACCCCGCCCGCGGAACTGCTCGCGGCGGTGCGCGGCGCCGCGGCCGGCGACAGCGTCCTGTCCCCCTCGGTGGCCTCGCGCCTGATGACCCGCGTCCGCAAACCGGACACCACCCTGAGCGCCCGCGAGATCGAGGTACTCCGCCTGGTAGCCGACGGCCATTCCAACCGCGAGATCGGCAGACAACTGTTCCTCAGCGAGACAACGGTCAAATCCCACCTGGTGCACATCTATTCGAAACTCGGCGTGAAATCCCGGACCTCCGCCGTGGCACGGGCCCGCGAACGCGGAGCGATCTGA
- a CDS encoding sensor histidine kinase — translation MHRSPLTPVFAALQVGLHVLMTALAIVVVVRAVVPGDEGADHPVPVVALVVLFLILYFAGGLLRGRPVAARIWLAGLTALWLALVVLVPDAGYLVFGLFILYLHLLPRWWGLAAVVAATAVSVLGFGLHQGWSVAIVAGPVLGAMVAVAIGLGYQALYREAADRQRLIDELLSTRATLAEQERTAGRLAERERLAQEIHDTVAQGLSSIQMLLHAAERDAPDHPALQQIRLARETAADNLAETRQLIGDLTPAVLEGQSLSQALERIARGAEGPGLSARTVVEGEPMRLPMPVEAALVRVTQGAVSNVVRHARADRMRITLTYGDDAVHLDVVDDGVGIDPSVFGRGTFGLNAMRSRVEQQGGTMDVESEPGHTAVTVSFPLAEAGEENAAPEIPERRFGDAHPGAPEPVAAERAAREERS, via the coding sequence GTGCACCGCTCTCCACTCACCCCCGTCTTCGCCGCACTGCAGGTGGGCCTGCATGTGCTGATGACAGCGCTGGCGATCGTGGTGGTGGTGCGGGCGGTGGTGCCCGGCGACGAGGGCGCGGATCATCCCGTGCCGGTGGTCGCGCTGGTGGTGCTGTTCCTGATCCTCTATTTCGCGGGCGGGCTGCTGCGCGGGCGGCCGGTGGCGGCTCGGATCTGGCTGGCGGGGCTCACCGCTTTGTGGCTGGCCCTGGTCGTGCTGGTGCCGGATGCGGGATATCTCGTATTCGGGCTGTTCATCCTGTACCTGCATCTGTTGCCGCGATGGTGGGGGCTGGCCGCGGTGGTCGCGGCCACGGCCGTGTCGGTGCTGGGGTTCGGGTTGCATCAGGGCTGGTCCGTGGCGATCGTCGCCGGGCCGGTGCTGGGTGCGATGGTCGCCGTGGCGATCGGTCTCGGATATCAGGCGCTGTACCGGGAGGCCGCCGACCGGCAGCGGCTGATCGACGAATTGCTCTCCACCCGAGCCACTCTCGCCGAACAGGAGCGCACCGCCGGTCGGCTCGCCGAGCGGGAGCGGCTGGCGCAGGAGATCCACGACACCGTGGCCCAGGGGTTGTCCAGTATTCAGATGCTGCTACATGCCGCCGAACGTGATGCGCCGGATCATCCAGCGCTGCAACAGATTCGGCTGGCCCGGGAAACCGCCGCCGACAATCTGGCCGAGACCCGGCAGCTGATCGGCGATCTCACCCCCGCGGTGCTGGAAGGACAATCGCTCAGCCAGGCGCTCGAGCGGATCGCCCGCGGCGCCGAGGGGCCCGGTCTGAGCGCTCGGACCGTGGTCGAGGGTGAGCCGATGCGGCTGCCCATGCCCGTCGAGGCGGCGCTCGTGCGGGTGACGCAGGGTGCGGTGTCGAATGTGGTCCGGCACGCGCGCGCGGACCGGATGCGGATCACGCTGACCTACGGTGACGACGCCGTGCATCTGGATGTGGTCGACGACGGTGTCGGGATCGATCCGTCGGTCTTCGGACGCGGCACCTTCGGGCTCAATGCCATGCGCAGCCGGGTGGAACAGCAGGGCGGCACGATGGACGTCGAATCCGAACCGGGGCATACGGCGGTGACCGTGTCGTTTCCGCTGGCGGAGGCGGGCGAGGAGAACGCCGCCCCGGAGATCCCCGAGCGGCGCTTCGGTGACGCGCATCCGGGAGCGCCCGAACCCGTTGCCGCCGAACGGGCCGCACGCGAGGAGCGTTCGTGA
- a CDS encoding NAD(P)H-binding protein — MIVVIGATGTVGREVTGLLTEAGAEVTALTRQPATAVLPAGARVVAGDPSTLSIPENAWRGADSVLLSSRAIVATAGDLLAAAAAHGARRVVVISASSVEYPVGEPRFAEEFRRVEKAARNSGLAWTLLRCADFAANALSWAPQIRAGDIVRGAYGDAAASPIHQRDIAEVAVRALTGDDHAGHSYLLTGPRSLTQRDRVGLIGEAIGRELSFLELSPDQVRAAMTAQGLTEEIVARSLGSLAGYAETPGPTTDTVERLLGRPALDFGEWAATYASAFE; from the coding sequence ATGATCGTCGTCATCGGCGCGACCGGCACCGTCGGCCGCGAGGTCACCGGCCTGCTCACCGAAGCCGGAGCCGAAGTCACCGCCCTCACCCGGCAACCGGCCACGGCCGTCCTGCCCGCGGGCGCACGAGTGGTCGCCGGCGATCCCAGCACCCTGTCGATCCCCGAGAATGCCTGGCGTGGAGCGGATTCCGTACTGCTGAGTTCCCGGGCCATCGTGGCGACGGCGGGCGATCTACTCGCGGCCGCCGCCGCGCACGGCGCCCGCCGGGTCGTGGTGATCTCCGCGTCATCGGTCGAATATCCGGTCGGGGAACCACGATTCGCGGAGGAGTTCCGCCGGGTCGAGAAGGCGGCGCGGAACTCCGGGCTGGCATGGACGCTGCTGCGCTGCGCCGACTTCGCCGCGAACGCACTGAGCTGGGCACCGCAGATCCGAGCCGGAGATATCGTGCGCGGCGCGTACGGCGACGCCGCCGCCTCACCGATTCATCAGCGCGACATCGCCGAGGTGGCGGTGCGAGCGCTGACCGGAGACGACCACGCGGGCCACAGCTATCTGCTCACCGGTCCCCGATCGCTCACCCAGCGAGACCGGGTCGGGCTCATCGGCGAAGCGATCGGCCGCGAACTGTCATTCCTCGAACTGTCCCCGGACCAGGTGCGGGCGGCGATGACGGCACAGGGACTCACCGAGGAGATCGTGGCGCGATCGCTCGGCTCCCTGGCCGGCTACGCCGAAACCCCCGGCCCCACCACCGACACCGTCGAACGTCTCCTGGGCAGACCCGCACTCGACTTCGGCGAGTGGGCCGCGACGTACGCATCCGCATTCGAATAA
- a CDS encoding hemerythrin domain-containing protein: MYATHDAFRRDLDRLAAAVRAGAADRPGVRAGWANFTRQLDVHHTVEDAVLWPRVSAALGDRPDDRALMAEMEAEHAALHPALAAVEDGFRRQDADLPDRIDTLARILGDHMTHEENSALPLIQEVLTPKDWDAFRGAMARKQGPSGAAVYVPWILDDTTPQQRKSFLAAMPAPVAVINSVLWERRYRSRAWWS, from the coding sequence ATGTACGCAACACACGACGCGTTCCGCCGTGATCTGGACCGGCTCGCCGCGGCAGTGCGCGCGGGTGCCGCCGACCGGCCCGGCGTACGGGCGGGCTGGGCGAACTTCACTCGCCAGCTGGACGTACACCACACCGTGGAAGACGCCGTGCTGTGGCCGCGGGTATCGGCGGCACTCGGCGACCGGCCGGACGATCGCGCCCTGATGGCGGAGATGGAGGCCGAGCATGCGGCGCTGCATCCGGCGCTGGCCGCCGTCGAGGACGGATTCCGCAGGCAGGACGCAGATCTGCCCGACCGCATCGACACCCTGGCCCGCATACTCGGCGACCATATGACGCACGAGGAGAACAGCGCACTGCCCCTCATCCAGGAGGTACTGACACCCAAGGACTGGGACGCCTTCCGCGGGGCGATGGCACGAAAACAAGGTCCGTCCGGCGCCGCCGTCTATGTGCCGTGGATCCTCGACGACACCACACCACAGCAGCGGAAATCCTTCCTGGCGGCCATGCCCGCACCCGTCGCGGTCATCAACTCCGTGCTGTGGGAGCGTCGCTATCGCAGCCGGGCCTGGTGGAGCTGA
- a CDS encoding alpha/beta hydrolase: MSTERQKVTFASGDEVCAAWHYPGRNGACVIMAGAIATTKEPGTDPFATRFHDAGFTVLAFDYRHLGESGGQPRQVVRIGEQLADWHAAIDFAAGLPEVDPARIAIWGHSLSGGHVLNLAAHRTDLAAAIAQSPHADGQAISRNASRHQRPLALLRFTGRALLDAIGALFGRAPLLVPLVGEPGTVAALTTPDGADMPRALSPDDRYPDWQQAVAARSALRTGFYRPGRYANRIRCPLLVIACDQDHSALTEPALRVAERAPDAELVRLSGGHYSTYLAGYEPAVAAELSFLRRRVLRKK, from the coding sequence ATGTCCACCGAACGGCAGAAAGTCACCTTCGCCAGCGGCGACGAAGTATGCGCCGCCTGGCACTATCCCGGCCGCAACGGCGCCTGCGTGATCATGGCGGGAGCGATCGCGACCACCAAGGAACCCGGCACCGACCCGTTCGCCACCCGATTCCACGACGCCGGATTCACGGTGCTCGCCTTCGACTACCGCCACCTCGGCGAGAGCGGCGGACAGCCCCGGCAGGTGGTGCGGATCGGGGAGCAGCTGGCGGACTGGCACGCCGCGATCGACTTCGCGGCCGGGCTGCCGGAGGTCGATCCCGCCCGCATCGCGATCTGGGGCCATTCCCTGTCCGGCGGCCATGTCCTGAATCTGGCCGCGCACCGGACCGATCTCGCCGCCGCCATCGCGCAATCGCCCCATGCCGACGGACAGGCCATCTCGCGCAACGCTTCTCGCCATCAGCGACCGCTCGCCCTGCTGCGCTTCACCGGCCGAGCCCTGCTCGACGCGATCGGCGCGCTGTTCGGCCGGGCGCCCCTGCTGGTGCCGCTCGTGGGTGAGCCAGGGACGGTCGCCGCGCTCACCACTCCCGATGGCGCCGATATGCCGCGCGCCCTGTCTCCGGACGACAGGTATCCGGACTGGCAGCAAGCCGTGGCCGCCCGCTCGGCCCTGCGCACCGGGTTCTACCGGCCGGGCCGGTACGCCAACCGGATTCGCTGTCCACTGCTGGTCATCGCCTGCGATCAGGACCACTCCGCCCTCACCGAACCAGCCCTCCGAGTAGCGGAACGAGCGCCCGACGCGGAACTGGTTCGCCTGTCCGGCGGGCACTACTCGACCTATCTGGCCGGGTACGAACCGGCGGTCGCCGCCGAACTGTCGTTCCTGCGGCGACGCGTCCTCCGAAAGAAGTAG
- a CDS encoding ABC transporter permease: MFVALRDLRAARGRFLLITLVVTMVALLVSFLSGLTAGLAHQNISALQKLSGGSVVFADSGADPSFDSSALSDAQVRTWRQTMGTVDPVGIGRGQATKDGSAPAQVAMFGIDGAAFGDHVATEPGTVVLSKAAADRLSATPGERITIGTQGFTVAAIGDDDWYAHTPVVWTTLADWQQLAPRGGAATVLIASGVPDIDALNRTAHTATTSVDGSFQAIGSYQAENGSLTLMTVMLFVISALVIGAFFTVWTIQRTPDIATLKALGATTGSLIRDALGQALIVLLLGVGIGVGATALAGTLIGGSVPFVLSAATTVLPALALIGLGLLGAVFALRFLVTADPLTALNQSR; this comes from the coding sequence ATGTTCGTTGCACTGCGAGATCTGCGGGCCGCGCGCGGCCGGTTTCTGCTCATCACCCTGGTCGTCACCATGGTGGCGCTACTGGTGAGCTTCCTGAGCGGGCTCACGGCCGGACTCGCACATCAGAACATTTCCGCGCTGCAGAAGTTGTCGGGCGGGTCGGTGGTGTTCGCGGATTCCGGCGCCGACCCGTCCTTCGATTCCTCAGCCCTGTCCGATGCGCAGGTGCGGACCTGGCGGCAAACCATGGGCACGGTCGATCCGGTCGGCATCGGCCGCGGCCAGGCGACCAAGGACGGTTCGGCTCCGGCCCAGGTAGCGATGTTCGGCATCGACGGTGCGGCGTTCGGCGATCACGTCGCCACCGAGCCCGGCACGGTCGTGTTGAGCAAGGCCGCCGCCGATCGGCTCTCGGCGACGCCCGGCGAGCGGATCACCATCGGCACACAGGGTTTCACCGTCGCGGCGATCGGCGACGACGACTGGTACGCGCACACCCCGGTGGTGTGGACGACGCTGGCGGACTGGCAACAGCTAGCTCCGCGCGGCGGTGCGGCCACCGTCCTGATCGCCTCCGGCGTGCCCGACATCGACGCGCTGAACCGGACGGCACACACCGCCACCACCAGTGTCGACGGCTCCTTCCAGGCAATCGGCTCCTACCAGGCCGAGAACGGTTCGCTGACGCTCATGACGGTGATGCTGTTCGTCATCTCCGCCTTGGTCATCGGCGCGTTCTTCACCGTGTGGACCATTCAGCGCACGCCCGATATCGCGACGCTGAAAGCGTTGGGCGCCACCACCGGATCGCTGATCCGCGATGCGCTGGGACAGGCGCTGATCGTGCTGCTGCTCGGCGTCGGCATCGGCGTGGGTGCGACGGCGCTGGCGGGCACGCTGATCGGCGGCAGCGTCCCGTTCGTCCTGAGCGCCGCGACCACTGTCCTGCCCGCCCTCGCCCTCATCGGACTCGGCCTGCTCGGCGCGGTGTTCGCCCTGCGCTTCCTCGTCACCGCCGATCCCCTCACCGCCCTCAACCAGTCCCGCTGA
- a CDS encoding ABC transporter ATP-binding protein, protein MSTTLTVTDLTLTYPDGDGRITALDRVGLTVRGGEIAAITGPSGSGKSSLLATVSTLVRPDSGRILLDNDSGSVDLAAASRREATALRRERIGIVFQQPNLIPALTALEQLEVMRHLGGHTPSPRLRHRTRSRARDLLAAVGLRDHENKRPAQLSGGQRQRVNIARALMHSPDLLVVDEPTSALDTERGAAIIDLILDVTQAHTTATLLVTHDRSHLHRMNAVYRMIDGHLSIDHSTQMAA, encoded by the coding sequence ATGTCCACAACTTTGACCGTCACCGACCTCACCCTCACCTATCCGGACGGCGACGGCCGCATCACCGCCCTCGACCGAGTCGGCCTGACCGTTCGCGGCGGGGAGATCGCCGCCATCACCGGCCCCTCCGGATCGGGCAAATCCAGTCTGCTGGCGACGGTTTCGACCCTGGTACGTCCCGACTCCGGCCGCATCCTCCTCGACAACGACAGCGGCAGTGTCGATCTCGCCGCAGCGAGCCGCCGGGAGGCCACCGCCCTGCGCCGCGAACGGATCGGCATCGTCTTCCAGCAGCCGAATCTGATCCCCGCCCTCACCGCACTCGAACAACTCGAGGTCATGCGCCATCTGGGCGGCCACACCCCGTCCCCTCGCCTGCGTCACCGAACCCGTTCGCGGGCAAGGGATCTACTCGCCGCCGTCGGCCTGCGAGACCACGAGAACAAACGCCCCGCCCAACTCTCCGGCGGCCAGCGCCAACGCGTGAACATCGCCCGAGCCCTCATGCACTCCCCCGACCTCCTGGTGGTCGACGAACCCACCAGCGCCCTGGACACCGAACGCGGCGCCGCCATCATCGACCTGATCCTCGACGTAACCCAAGCCCACACCACCGCCACCCTCCTGGTAACCCACGACCGCTCCCACCTCCACCGAATGAACGCCGTGTACCGCATGATCGACGGCCACCTATCGATCGACCACTCCACACAAATGGCCGCATGA
- a CDS encoding AAA family ATPase: MSDGIGGPRDAVHPVTDGFLRDVRMAPGPYPTDYPFSLPAVTHLAQTGSLPLSGGVTFLVGENGSGKSTLLEAIAVATGMNPEGGSQNYRFATRSSESSLGDHLLLRWGVAKPRTRFFLRAETYYNVATETERLGPEQVAALGGVSAHHRSHGESFVDLMMHRFHPNGLYLLDEPEAALSPQACMAALTRLAELVDQRCQIVIATHSPILLALPGATIYEIAEDGAINVVSYDNALPVRLTRDFLANPDRYLRHLL; this comes from the coding sequence ATGAGCGACGGGATCGGCGGACCACGCGATGCGGTGCATCCGGTCACGGACGGCTTCCTTCGCGATGTCCGGATGGCGCCCGGCCCCTATCCCACCGACTATCCGTTCTCCCTGCCCGCAGTGACCCACCTTGCGCAGACCGGCAGCCTGCCGTTGTCGGGCGGCGTGACATTCCTGGTCGGGGAGAACGGAAGCGGGAAATCGACGCTGCTCGAGGCGATCGCCGTCGCCACCGGCATGAACCCGGAAGGCGGCAGTCAGAACTACCGCTTCGCCACCCGATCCAGCGAATCGTCACTGGGTGATCATCTGCTGCTCAGATGGGGTGTCGCCAAACCGCGGACCCGGTTCTTCCTGCGGGCCGAGACGTACTACAACGTCGCCACCGAAACCGAACGCCTCGGCCCCGAGCAGGTGGCCGCCCTCGGCGGAGTGTCGGCGCATCACCGATCGCACGGAGAATCGTTCGTCGACCTGATGATGCACCGCTTCCACCCCAACGGCCTGTACCTACTCGACGAGCCCGAAGCCGCACTGTCCCCACAGGCATGCATGGCTGCCCTGACCCGACTGGCCGAACTGGTCGACCAGCGCTGCCAGATCGTGATAGCCACCCATTCCCCGATCCTGCTCGCACTACCCGGCGCCACCATCTACGAGATCGCCGAAGACGGCGCGATCAACGTCGTCTCCTACGACAACGCCCTCCCGGTCCGGCTGACCAGAGACTTCCTCGCAAACCCGGACCGCTACCTACGCCACCTGCTCTGA
- a CDS encoding acetoacetate--CoA ligase — protein sequence MAQPQWEPSAQDVAAARITDFARFAGARAGREFGDYQELWQWSVDDLAGFWGAVWEYFELGEVPETVLSDTDMPGAQWFPGITLNYVDRVARQARTDRPAIVYADENGGLTEISWPELLGRTASFAATLRELGVRPGDRVIGYLPNIAEAVIAFLGTAALGAVWSACGQDYSAKAALDRLGQLEPVVLVTADGYRFGGKTHDKTADIAAVRAGLPTARTTVVVSQLGIAVPDALDWESAAAATGAELRTEQVDFAHPLWILFSSGTTGLPKGIVHGHGGVLLEHLKAAALQSDIGSDDVFFWYTSPSWMMWNFQVAGLLVGATIVCYDGSPTYPQPDLLFDLAARTHTTVLGTSPGYVLACIKAGAVPRRDHDLSALRSVGITGSSLPPSSALWLRDNVGERVQVNSISGGTDVVSAFIGGVRTVPVWPGELSAPFLGTAVDSWDESGRPVRDQVGELVITAPMPSMPVAFWNDPDGSRYRAAYFDMFPGVWRHGDWITITGHGSIVVHGRSDSTLNRHGIRMGSADIYQAVEQLPEIAEALVIGAEQPDGGYWMPLFVTLAPGYDLTDEVRQRIKDTIRNDVSPRHVPDEIIAAPGIPHTRTGKKLEVPIKRLFQGADVDRVVERSAVDNPDLLSWYAAVQVPTAEN from the coding sequence ATGGCGCAACCGCAGTGGGAGCCCAGCGCGCAGGATGTGGCCGCGGCTCGGATCACCGATTTCGCGCGTTTCGCCGGTGCTCGGGCGGGCCGGGAGTTCGGCGATTATCAGGAGCTGTGGCAGTGGTCGGTGGACGATCTCGCCGGTTTCTGGGGTGCGGTCTGGGAGTACTTCGAACTCGGTGAGGTGCCCGAGACCGTGCTCTCGGACACCGATATGCCCGGTGCGCAGTGGTTTCCGGGAATCACGCTCAACTATGTGGACCGTGTCGCCCGGCAGGCGCGCACCGATCGGCCCGCGATCGTGTACGCCGACGAGAACGGCGGGCTCACCGAGATCTCCTGGCCGGAACTGCTGGGGCGGACCGCCTCGTTCGCCGCGACCCTGCGTGAGCTGGGGGTGCGGCCCGGGGATCGGGTGATCGGATATCTGCCGAATATCGCCGAGGCCGTGATCGCGTTCCTCGGCACCGCCGCCCTGGGCGCGGTGTGGAGTGCCTGCGGGCAGGACTACTCGGCCAAGGCGGCACTGGATCGGCTCGGACAGTTGGAGCCGGTCGTGCTGGTGACCGCCGACGGATACCGGTTCGGTGGGAAAACGCACGACAAGACCGCCGATATCGCGGCCGTGCGCGCCGGGCTGCCGACGGCCCGCACGACGGTGGTGGTGTCGCAACTGGGGATCGCCGTGCCGGACGCGTTGGATTGGGAGTCCGCCGCGGCTGCCACCGGTGCCGAATTGCGCACGGAACAGGTGGATTTCGCCCATCCGCTGTGGATCCTGTTCTCCTCCGGAACCACGGGCCTGCCGAAGGGTATCGTGCACGGCCACGGCGGCGTACTGCTCGAACATCTCAAAGCCGCTGCGCTGCAATCGGATATCGGCTCCGACGATGTGTTCTTCTGGTACACCAGCCCCAGCTGGATGATGTGGAATTTCCAGGTCGCCGGACTGCTCGTCGGCGCCACCATCGTCTGCTACGACGGCAGTCCTACCTACCCGCAACCGGATTTGCTGTTCGACCTCGCCGCCCGCACGCACACCACTGTGCTCGGCACCAGCCCCGGATATGTCCTGGCCTGCATCAAGGCCGGTGCGGTGCCGCGCCGCGATCACGATCTGTCGGCCCTGCGGTCGGTCGGGATCACCGGCTCCTCGCTGCCGCCGTCGTCGGCACTGTGGTTGCGCGACAATGTCGGTGAGCGCGTCCAGGTCAATTCGATCAGCGGCGGCACCGATGTGGTGTCGGCCTTCATCGGCGGAGTGCGCACCGTCCCGGTCTGGCCGGGCGAGTTGTCCGCACCCTTCCTGGGGACGGCTGTGGATTCCTGGGACGAGTCCGGTCGCCCCGTCCGCGACCAGGTGGGCGAACTGGTGATCACCGCGCCGATGCCCTCCATGCCGGTCGCGTTCTGGAACGACCCCGACGGATCCCGCTACCGCGCAGCCTATTTCGACATGTTCCCCGGCGTGTGGCGGCACGGGGACTGGATCACCATCACCGGCCACGGCAGCATCGTCGTCCACGGCCGCTCCGATTCCACCCTGAACCGCCACGGCATCCGGATGGGCTCCGCCGACATCTACCAGGCAGTGGAACAACTCCCCGAAATAGCCGAGGCCCTGGTCATCGGCGCCGAACAACCCGACGGCGGCTACTGGATGCCCCTGTTCGTCACCCTGGCCCCCGGATACGACCTCACCGACGAGGTGAGACAACGCATCAAGGACACCATCCGCAACGATGTGTCCCCCCGCCACGTTCCCGACGAAATCATCGCCGCCCCAGGCATTCCCCACACCCGGACGGGCAAGAAACTCGAGGTCCCGATCAAGAGGCTTTTCCAGGGCGCGGATGTGGATCGAGTGGTGGAGCGCTCGGCTGTGGACAACCCGGATCTGCTGAGTTGGTATGCGGCGGTGCAGGTTCCGACAGCAGAGAATTAG
- a CDS encoding HpcH/HpaI aldolase/citrate lyase family protein, with product MSWELPGPAWLFCPADRAERYEKAAAAADVVILDLEDGVGAGDKEAAREALTLKPLDPARTVVRANAAGTDDFDADLTALASTSYRRIMLPKCESAQQVSLLSDYEVVALFESPLGALRTEEVMAERNVIASMAGAEDLVAGLGGNSSRRADGTYRDVARQLRTTALLAAKAYGKLALDSVYLDIADLAGVRAEADEAVAVGYDVKVAIHPKQLAEIRAAYAPTEDELDWARRVLAEVPNNRGVFSFEGRMVDGPVLRHAERILQRAEAG from the coding sequence ATGAGCTGGGAACTTCCGGGACCGGCGTGGCTGTTCTGTCCGGCCGATCGGGCCGAGCGCTATGAAAAGGCCGCAGCCGCAGCCGATGTGGTGATCCTGGATCTGGAGGATGGCGTCGGCGCGGGGGACAAGGAGGCGGCTCGCGAGGCGCTGACCCTGAAACCGCTCGATCCCGCCCGCACCGTGGTCCGGGCGAACGCCGCCGGGACCGACGATTTCGACGCCGATCTGACCGCCTTGGCCTCCACCTCCTATCGCCGCATCATGCTGCCGAAATGTGAATCGGCACAGCAGGTGTCGCTGCTGTCGGACTACGAGGTGGTCGCGCTGTTCGAATCACCGCTCGGCGCCCTGCGCACCGAGGAGGTCATGGCCGAGCGCAATGTGATCGCGTCCATGGCCGGGGCCGAGGATCTGGTGGCCGGGCTGGGCGGCAATTCCAGTCGCCGCGCCGACGGGACCTATCGCGACGTGGCGCGGCAGCTACGGACGACCGCGCTGCTGGCGGCCAAGGCGTACGGGAAACTCGCACTCGACTCGGTGTACCTGGATATCGCCGATCTCGCCGGGGTGCGGGCGGAAGCCGATGAGGCGGTGGCGGTCGGATACGACGTCAAGGTCGCGATCCATCCCAAACAGCTCGCGGAGATCCGGGCGGCCTATGCGCCCACCGAGGATGAACTGGACTGGGCGCGCCGGGTTCTGGCCGAGGTTCCGAACAATCGCGGCGTGTTCAGCTTCGAGGGACGGATGGTGGACGGTCCGGTGCTGCGGCACGCGGAGCGGATTCTGCAGCGAGCCGAGGCCGGGTAG